In one window of Flavobacteriales bacterium DNA:
- a CDS encoding G-D-S-L family lipolytic protein, producing the protein MRSIISSFLLFWLCFHSPKVFSQNNFDEEVAQIVQRSEEKGLEAPVIFIGSSSIKMWQTLEQDFPDFPVLNHGFGGAEYRDLLSYENQLIEPFEPSMVVVYAGDNDLANGKDPEPIAEQADRFVDGIRRSAGGALVIIISAKPSPARWELKDKYMELNTKLKQMADGYEHVVFVDVWTPMLKRNGELNQKLFLEDGLHMNAKGYTIWKNALLPYLSK; encoded by the coding sequence GAACAATTTCGATGAGGAAGTGGCCCAGATCGTCCAAAGAAGTGAAGAGAAAGGTCTTGAAGCGCCCGTTATCTTCATCGGCAGTTCAAGCATCAAGATGTGGCAAACGCTCGAACAGGATTTTCCTGATTTTCCTGTGCTCAACCATGGGTTCGGTGGTGCAGAATACCGCGATCTGCTGAGCTATGAGAATCAACTGATAGAACCGTTTGAACCGAGCATGGTGGTGGTATATGCAGGCGACAACGACCTGGCCAATGGAAAGGATCCCGAACCCATCGCAGAGCAGGCCGACCGCTTTGTGGATGGCATAAGGCGTAGTGCGGGCGGAGCATTGGTCATCATCATCTCGGCCAAGCCATCGCCTGCCCGATGGGAACTGAAAGACAAGTACATGGAACTGAACACCAAGCTGAAGCAGATGGCCGATGGCTACGAACATGTGGTTTTTGTGGATGTTTGGACCCCCATGCTGAAACGCAATGGAGAACTGAACCAGAAACTGTTTCTGGAGGATGGTCTGCACATGAATGCGAAAGGCTATACCATCTGGAAGAATGCACTGTTGCCTTATCTCTCCAAATGA